Genomic segment of Malus domestica chromosome 15, GDT2T_hap1:
CTTATTATATTAGCACCACCCAAATTGTAGAATAAACcacacatacttaatacaccccacatttactttttcaattaaaatttatcttaatacacaCCACTCATTCTCCATAATACCCACACACtccacattcttaatatacatCTTACATTTTCTTCACACACCCCACATTTTTTATACATCGCACAGTCCTTAAATCTTATaatactcatttttaattttaccgaatgatttcaaactaTATGAACTTtagtttgccgaatgatttcaaattgaatgatttaaaaaaaatgtttagacTCATTTGAACGTTtttcaataacaataataatgatttcaaaACTTTCGAAACACCGATTTCGTGTTCTattcgtcaaaaataatttttctcaatcaacatatttATAGTTTCATTACTTAgagttttattcaacaatggagaATGAGAGGGATTTTGATAGTTGaaatagataaataatacgttaaaagagatttgtagtgtatttataaaaaatttattattttttaaacctaataaggtcaaaattgtcattacatagtagagtaaataagtcattaatattaaattttaatgtgatgtgcattcaacattttgtgggatgTTAATATAAAAAGCTTTTAACTAATATTGATATTGTTTCTACTCACAAAGTAACTAAATAAACAATTAAGCATCTTTATTGGtctgataaaattgaaaaaaaaaaactgaaaaatcaaAGCTGTATTAGAGCTCAGCTAATTGCAGTACTACTTAGATTCCAAAACATAAACACAAtaagggaactgttattagtacttcaaaaatctcatataCTCATCGTGtatatttttcttctaattatagaaagtttaaaatgacaaataagatttttaaaatGCTAATAATAATCTCATATTATAAATGGAAAGAATTACAAACACTTCCCATTTGAAAAACCAAAGGATCTCTAACTTTAGTAACATCTGTTTGGATGGCGATAAAACCGAGGGAAAAAATCGAATCGACAAACACTCGTAAAATGACAAATTTCACCCAATAAACCCTAGGATTCGCAGAAGACGATAGAAATGTACCTGGGGAGGGCGCGCTATCTGAAGTGGAGAAGCCGGACACTTTTCTTGTCcccatttccttttctttagATTCAGCCCGAATCTGGGAGAAAATTAGGGCAAGAAAGATCAAGAGAATGGCGAGCTTGGAGGGCACCATGGGAGCACGCAATCACAGCCAACAAAACACTCACAGCGACAGTTTTtcgagtttttttttgtttttttgagttCGAGTTCGATTTCTTCCGACTACAAATATTAAATATCGTTTTGGTACCAAAAAATATCTTTTATCACCTTAACGAAAATGGATATATAACTGTCAACTAATAAAGCATTTATGATACcaacaattgttttttttatagtaaaattcaaaatattaaatCAATTAGTTAGGATTAAAACAGTAATTTCAAATGGTAATGTTAAAgagattaaatttacaaattaaataatgtgttaCCTATAAGAATGAACACATTCATTAACATTTAAGTAAAGTTTCCAAAACTTTATGTATAAATTTAGTTTCTTTAACATTACCCAATTCCAAAATAACTGACTTAATGGATATTACTTTCATTTGTTGCTTTGAATAAAAAACAGAAATCTTTTTActattataaaaagaaaaaggaaaaagattttatctatatatataaagggagaAGGCAAAAATGATGAAACATTCATAATTCTAAAATTACCCACTCCcattaaattttcaaataatataAGAAatgcacaaaaacaaaaaccacttccgtaactaattttattttgttttaattttgttttttgtgtttttcaagTAAAAATTTAAAACAGCAAAGCAACAGGTTAGTTCTAATTTAAAACAAAAGTATGTAATGTAATTAAAAAAAGGCTATAGGCGTATTTGAAAGAGATATGTAACATTCACTTTTATACAAGTAAAAATGGGTTGtttgattttgaattatttttttggtggaaattttgaatttaattttattacaaaaacatTGTAGATATAAACAACGAATGCACTTTTTAACACCAAAACAATTATgatgtatgctcaccatacaaCTCATCATCTGTCATGTGGCCTTTCATCTAATCTTAgttaattttttcaaaattgaaaatgcaaAAATGACAAGTATGAGatgattattaaaaaaaatatttatattaacCTAAATTCCTCCATGAAAAGACAACATATATGACTTTCATTTTTCTCAAATTTGAAGATAAACGTGATATTGaatgcgaaaaaaaaaaaaccttagttGATGTCATGATTGAAACAACAAAAGACTATCATGAAAAATATCACCGCCAGTTTCTGAAAGAGCataattgagatttttttttgctGCAAAAAGTGAGGTAAAAGATAGGATTTTTGTTGCAAGACCGTCGTTAAACTAGTTGATTCACAAATACAATTTTTTGACTATTTGGCACATGCTAACAAAAAGGCGGTGCTGGTGAATTATAAAGAGAACCAAGTTTCTCAGAAACATTTGCATTTAATTTGAAAAGATAAATTTTTTAGGTCATCCTTTGGCCAAATTGGATGACGACTATTATATTAAACGAGTtcaattaaaaaagaattataTGTTGATGGCATGCTTACCATAgctataaaatataataaaaaattccattattttttttttgcaagagtgtgAATTAAAGTATTTTTGGCTGCAAAAAGTTGAGGTCAAAGGTAAGATTTTTGTTGCAAGACCTTCAATAAACTTGTTGAGTcgtacatttttttaattttttttaccgttagacaGATACTAACAAAAAGACTGTGCTAATGAAGCAAACCAGGTTTTTCCAAAAAGATGTTAGCAACCTTTGCTCTATGTTTGGAAAGATAAACTTTttatgtaacatctcacatcgttcagggagtggatcctgtaagccttatatgtatattctcatatctacctagcacgagatcttttgagagctcattggcttcgggttccatcggaactccaaagttaaacgAGTTCACGCGGgaacaatcccatgatgggtgacccactgggaagttctcgtgtgaattcccagaaacaaaaccgtaaggacGTGGTCGGAGCAAAAAACGAATAATATCGTGTTACAGTATAAtcaagcccgggatgtgatggGGCCTGGGCCAGGATGAGACATTTTAAGTCATCCCTCGACAAAGTTAGAGAATAGTTATTATATTCCACAAGTGGAATTCaaaatggacaaggattgtctgccctcccacttccggtgACCTCCCGTGCCCCTCTattttatgtggtcacggttaagccacgtcaacatttatattactatttatttttgtcttattatctctataaaaaaataatataaaatgataacgtgacttaaccgtgaccacacaaaacaggagggcacggaagAACACCGGAAGTGggaggcagacaatccttgtccattcaAAATAGAATCTTTTGTTGATGACATGCTTAAAAGAGCAATAGAATATCATTGAAATTCTCACTGTCGGTTTTTGAAAGAGTGTATATTGAAGTGTTTTTTTGCTTGAAAAAGTCGGGGTAGATGATTCAAAAAGGAATCATCTAAGACCATTATCATTAAAGTGCCATGGAattattactttttttattaattgtaacAAATATTCTTTTGTCTCAGGCACTTTTGTCTCAGGCAATTGCTATATAACATATTGCAGTCTGTTTAATAGTGATATCAGTTTagtacactttttttttcttcatttctgaTTTTCTCgatccctccctctctctatgCTTTGGGTTTTGTAGTGTTTGAATTAATGAGTTTGTGTTTCTTCTGATATTCTCTATCCCTCCCACTCTCTCTATGCTTTGGGTTTTGTAGTGTTTGAATTAATGGGTTTGTGTTTGTTCTTTCGTTTAATGCAGAAGAATGACGGCGGCAACAATTTctaaattttcatattttttagaTCCGTTTGTTTTATCAAATGGGTGGTTGAACTTTGATCCGAAGGTGTTGCTACATCGGCAATTCGACGTGGGCGGATGTTGCATATTGCATTCATGCTGTTTCAAGAAGATTAAGGAAGACCCATAATTGGACGGTATGCTCCCATTCcattgcaaatttgcaatgCCATCCATTTTAATATCGATTTTGTATTGGTGCTTAGTGGACTTAATATTTAATAATGTATCTATTTCCTTTGAATTTCAAGTGGGATTTGCTTAATATTGTTGCTTACCATGCCATATTATATTATTTGACTTTGCTTGGAATTACTTGGTCAGGTACAAATGTAaacatttgaaaagaaaaaaaaaggtacaaatGTAACACTGTACGTTCTCCATATTATGAAAATATCTTTACATaacgaaaaaaaatttgtacgccatgaaagaatatgaataAGAATGAAGGGTTAAAAAGCCATATTCTCCCACCGAACACGATCCAACGCCCACCTACATTCCTTTATTGCGCCCGACTTCCGGTTAATTGGATTTCGACCACATTAACCTCACTTAAGGGTAGACAAATACTCATCGGTTATGGGTAATCACGTTTATccatccatttaaatttcacgatTACGGTTATGGATAACTGTTTCGATAAATAAACAATTATGGGTATTaccgtttacccgtgaaatttaaatgagtGGTTATGAGTATTAACCGCGGTGATAAATagataaccgtttacccatttattttatatatgtaaaattaacacaaactaTATTCCCTGTcaaacaaaacttaaatcaatgtTATTGACTATAGTGCACGGTTTCTGTAGCTAATATAATATAGACTCATCATAGTTTAAGAATATATCATCTCACTGCAAGTGTCTGGATATATGCTAGTGCAATgtaatttggaaatttttaatttggagaaaagatgaacCTCTCGCTTTTCATCTTCTCTCGACCCAAAGCAAGAGATTATTTTCTCCCAACCCAATGCCAACTCCATGTCCTTGGGCTCGAAGCCAAGGATTATTTCTCCCGACCCGCAGCCAACACCAAATTCTCACCCTTGACGGAATAGTGACCATTAGATACACACAAAAACATTGAACATAATCTTTCTAAACATagatatatatatctcaaaaacatcttcatagtataaagttatccatcatctatactataaagaagtgtgtaaaaacatgttctaaatattatATCATTATCCATTAAATATTCTTCAAGAACATGAGTTCGATATAAAATATggtaattcaaaatattttcaataatcataatatctcataaacgtttcataaaacgtaatgaTTAAATCATGCTtctcatgtatgcatttctactattaaaatatgcattttaaaAGGAgtccactcatagatacttCGCCATCGAAAAGCCGCGCaaactagcgaagacggaaatGCCTCAaataattgcacctaagcacataaagggtccaattaataaaactatattcaaatgattgaatttggaaaaacggACGTCAAAAGCGGATTCaagacgtcgaattaccctgaGAAGAGTCCCAGGTAAATTTcgaaaaagtcaacaaaaagtTAACACGGGAATATTCCAGAGAATGTTCTAGGAATATTCCAACCGGATCTGGGCTGGGTTGGTAACTAGACCCGGGTTTAAAGGAATGGGCTCGGGCTTGGGCCTAGGGTTAGTAGACTGGATCCATGGCCCAAAGGTTTGGGTCCAATAGAGTTCAGGTTTTAGGCTACCAGGTCGGAGGCCCAATTTGGATGGGCCATAGGCCTATCTCTCACTGGTTTGGGTTCAACAGGCCTGGGCTGAATGGCCCAGCCCAAGGGAAaatggttttgggttttgggcttAAGGGCCGGCCCAAGTGCTTTTgggttttagaaaataaatacataaataaaatgaaaattaattaaatgggCTTGGGCTTAACGGGCCAAGGCCCGGGTTACCAAATGGCCCGAAGACCTAAAGAGTTACCAAATGGCCCAAATACCTAAAGGAcaagggtttgggtttgggctgCCTTAATGCTTGGGCTTTTGGTTTAGGCCCAAAGGCCTTAGTTACCCATTCTCGCCGGGGAAGGAGGTTGAAGCCTCCCGTGCTCCGGTCAACGCCGAACTACCATTCTAGGTTGCAatctaggtatgaaaatgaagTGCAAGGTGAGGGGAAGTGGTTTCTCACCTTTGATTCATCGTGGGATGGTCGGAGGTGGCCAGAATCTGGCTTGAAGCTCACGGGTTCGCCGGATGAGCTTTGGGTGGCCTCTGGGTGTCCCGTTTCTTCACAGAGacgagggagagggagagtgcTACCACGTTGGATGTGGTGGCGTCGCCGGGGTGCTCCGTTGTGTGTGGGTTTAAGGGTTGGGATGCAATCGggatgaaagagagagagttccGTGAGAGAGATATTCGAGAGTGAGAAGAGAGTGAATCGGGGAGAGAAAAGATAAGGTAAGGGTTAgtgggctgccacgtggcagcttgAGGGAGGAGGAGAATCTAAAGGGAGGGTTCGAATTGGATTAGGATAAGGGACCAATTTGCATGCACATTTAAAAAACTTTTAGGGATAAGGTGaaattacaatttaaaattGGGGGTTGTTGAAAACATGGGCAATTTTGACAATGTTGGCATTGTTATGAATGCCCACACACACAGACTTTCAATACTCATGCAAATGGAAATTGACTTTGGATGGAGGAGATCATATATTTCAAAGGGTATGCTGTAAATTTTCAAAGTGTAAGAAGACATTCGTATGGAGtttctctataaatagagcactcctACTACCATCGATGTACATACAGAGAGAAtatacagaaagaaagaaatctcttcctccatcttttatttgtcatccccTAGTGCTATAATTTCAGTGTGACATTTTACACCTACTTTGCTCCATCATTTACTAAAAAGGTTATTTCTCTAACTTTGacatatttataacacgttatcagcacgagtctCTAAATATAACTATTTCTCATTCCTCTTCACCGAATGAAAATCATTTCTCTTCGCCGAAagaaaaaatgtttcctctaaggtttttactattcatcttcttcctctgcctcaaCTGCGTGGTATACCCTCGCGACGAACTGTTTGCTCCATGCCTGCTTCTAGTTCTCAACCTAGGGGTTACAtacatctttgatttcttgtttggtatagatattgattactaacccagtatttatttatgttgattttactgcaatccaagatggtgcggtacaatcgcccatcttgaactgcaaatttaatcttactgcgaaccaagatggtgcggtatcatcgcctatcttggactggagatttaattttactgcaattttaggtggagcggtataatcgcaCACCCTACCCTGCATATTTAATTTGCCTGctgtttaatttcattgcaattttaggtggtgcggtataatcacCCACACTGCTATGTGTATTTAAATTTTCTTGCTACTTGAGTTGTGCCGAATAATCGCCCATTCTATGTTCCATTATTTCAATaagaatggtgcggtacaatcgccctcCTCATTCACCTTGAAAATCTCGAGCCAGAAAtttcgagtgcttatcattttggcttgaagatcaaaaatgaaaaatttgtaagaaccagaagttctaataCTATATTCCTCCaggaatacatattattgcaagttcttacacatttcattttttttcagaaaagagAATGGCAAACTTGGCGAAGCTTGATTatgctgccctggacattaccgggaagaattaccttacctgggtactggataccaagatccatctggaagcagggaatcttggagataccatcaggGAAGAGAGTAGCTCATCCTCTCAAGAGCGGGCGAAAGCTATGATTTTTATTCGTCGCCATCTTGATGAGACACTAAAGagcgagtacttaacggttgaagatccgttaaCTCTTTAGAATGCATTGAGAAGCAtatacaatcaccagacaacgaTGATTCTTCAAAGAGCTCGCTATGAatggactcacctaaggatccaggatATCAAGTCAGTGGCAGAATACAATTCTgcgttgttcagaattacctctcagTTGAAGCTCTGTGTGGATACTATTACTGAGGAAAATTTGCTGGAAAAGACTTTTAGCACATTTCATGCCTTTAACGTGCTCCTGCAGCAGCAGTATAGAGCACGAGGCTTtactgaatacaaccagctgatatctatgctcctggtagctgaacagaacaatgagctcctgatgaaaaatcataattCTGGACCTACTGGATTTGCACCcttcccagaagtgaatgctgCTTCCCTCGAAGTGAACGCCACATCCTCTGGTGGCGATAATCATAAACGAGGATGTGGCCACAAGTTAGGTCGGTGGAACaggaaaggcaagaaccatggtagtcagtttcacaaccaggttccaaggcATAATTCAGGCCCAAGCTTTAAAAATGTGAATTgccacaaaggcaaagctcACATGAACAATGCTCCCAGGAACTCTGAAGGAgcctgccataggtgtggtggcattGGGCATTGGGCGTATACTtgtcgtaccccaaaacatctggtGGATTTGTATCAAGCATCCCTCAAGAAGAAGGGTGTCGAGACCAATTTTCTcgaccaggctaaaccaatggatatacctgatcAAGTGTGTGACTTATCAGGATAGTTGAACACAACCCACTTAGATGTTTCTGAAGGAAcatttttgtcctagctaagaataagtgagaatatttgaatacatatgcaaactattaacacattaaagtaggcatgcattaaaaaacaattcataaaacccatgacttttaaagcctagtgaatggtgaaccataagactctttaacaacattaaagagaaggtaagatttagagatttattacccttgaagctcatccttgtttacacaagggattcacccaagtggagggccttcaagtcacctcctagttcCTTGGATCatccttgtgatttccttccctTTTTGTGCTCATTTTCTCCTtgaggatgtaaggaaaggatctccaaaaacaccaaaggtttggtgtctctaagtctccacaccaaggatgaggtgtgaagatgaaatggatgacttagagaagaaaagattgctagctaaatcctctctaagtggccggcctctatagagaaaaagagagaaaatgtttcacctcttttcatcaagaaaaccctaaatgaaaataaagctataaagttgaatttatacttcatcacatgtgagtggcaaacttgtaattaatccaagtttgcatccactcaccctatggccggccatgttgatgttattgggctaattgcccattttgttttagttgtcatacaacttaaacataatgggccttgtggaccaaaatgcttttgggccccgaagcccaaaaccaacttaaaagcccaatacgaacatttcgtataattaattaactaattaattaactttgaccattcttccattaaaccatttaattgcatatccatttcatttaatttcttcactttcatctttactcggtgtacgatccattaggttccatttagcgagttAGTGGGCGATtattactcttaacgatcgattttgaattgaaaccacatttcaattctcccttaaaattagtgtttgctaattattagggcttccacaaaccatgagtgacacctagcagcatgtcatggttactcaagctaagtagaattggttgaagaacctatccagttataactacaatgcaatacgctcattctctaatacaatactcttaatcacattgtttaagtgatagtttgtttcatgtctactatccaatgtgatacttctccatatgattctattgaataagatttggaacaaacttcctaagtcatattcatatgctttggccaaagactctcgaatcatatcttagagtattctccttccacatgtccctgaagagacaacagtacatgagagcaaagaaatctccataaattatgcatgtactaatgaattgtgggatcagaatgaaataatcatcgacaATATGTTCGCATTCGCAGTAaccactgaaatcatattaagtgatgatcttgagccccgctctgttgatgagtgcaaacagagacaagattggcctaagtggaaagatgcaatctaggcagaattaaattccttggaaaggcgaagtgtttttagaccagtagtccaaaccccgccTGATGTAAACCCCGagggttacaaatgggtattcacaaggaaacgcaatgagaaaaacgagattgcaagatataaagcatgACTTGTTGCTCAAGGTTTTTCGTAAAGACCTAGAATTGAGTAtgaggagacatactctcctgtaattgacgcaattacgttccgttacttaataagtttagcGGTTTCAGAAAAGCTTGACATgcaacttatggatgtcatcactgcgtatctatatggaaaattagatactgacatatacatgaaggtcccagaaggacttaagtcGCCTATAACAACTAACAAACCATGAGGTATGCTCtcgatcaaattaaggcgatcattgtatgggctgaaacaatctagacgaatgtggtataatcgtctcagtgagtatttgatcaaagaatgatacatcaacaatttcatttgcccttgtgtgttcattaagaaatccaattctagatttgctatagtggcagtatacattgatgatatgaacctagttggaactcctgaagagctcaataaaactgctgaatatctgaaatgtgaatttgaaatgaaagaccttggaaaaacaaaattttgtctcGGCCTGCAGATGGAGCATTATgctagtggaattttggtccaccaatcagcttacattgaaaaaattctGAAGCAATTTGGTATGGACAAAGCTTATACACTAAGCACGCCAATAGTCGTTCGTTCTTTGGACGTTAAGAAATATCTATTCCgcccaaaagaagatgatgaaattgttatttgtccagaagtaccatatctgaGTGCAGTAGGTGCTttgttgtatttagcacaatgtactagaccagatatagcttttttcagtcaactt
This window contains:
- the LOC139191655 gene encoding uncharacterized protein, with the protein product MILQRARYEWTHLRIQDIKSVAEYNSALFRITSQLKLCVDTITEENLLEKTFSTFHAFNVLLQQQYRARGFTEYNQLISMLLVAEQNNELLMKNHNSGPTGFAPFPEVNAASLEVNATSSGGDNHKRGCGHKLGRWNRKGKNHGSQFHNQVPRHNSGPSFKNVNCHKGKAHMNNAPRNSEGACHRCGGIGHWAYTCRTPKHLVDLYQASLKKKGVETNFLDQAKPMDIPDQVCDLSG